A region from the Pyrinomonadaceae bacterium genome encodes:
- a CDS encoding ZIP family metal transporter, whose protein sequence is MTGILGLLAVGAVAALANLAGGLLIASSDVYRPGAKLLKYLVALGAGFMLAAIFIEILPETFVLWTDGAGSDTAEGIVGATTLLLGGYLLIQFFEHTVAPHFHFGPETHPEHLIKPSAAYAAIGGLTIHSFFDGVSIAAAFLVNFRVGLLVFIAIMLHKLPEGFTVASIMLASGRSSKKAAAAALAIGAATFAGVAGVALMSERFTGAVAYALPFSAGVTLYVAASDLIPEVNRSEEKNPIVSIAVFAGVAMFYLLHRLIPR, encoded by the coding sequence GTGACTGGAATCCTGGGACTGCTGGCCGTTGGGGCCGTCGCCGCGCTGGCCAATCTGGCTGGCGGCCTGCTCATCGCATCATCCGATGTCTATCGTCCGGGGGCGAAGCTTTTAAAGTATCTGGTAGCGCTCGGCGCCGGCTTCATGCTGGCCGCGATCTTCATCGAGATTCTGCCGGAAACTTTTGTGCTCTGGACCGATGGAGCTGGATCAGACACTGCCGAGGGAATCGTCGGCGCGACTACTCTCCTGCTCGGCGGCTATCTTTTGATTCAATTTTTCGAACACACCGTCGCGCCGCATTTTCACTTCGGACCTGAAACGCACCCCGAACATTTAATAAAACCTTCGGCTGCTTATGCGGCCATCGGCGGACTAACTATCCATAGTTTCTTTGACGGCGTTTCGATCGCGGCGGCGTTTCTGGTGAACTTCCGCGTCGGACTCTTAGTGTTCATCGCCATCATGCTACATAAGCTGCCGGAAGGCTTCACCGTCGCATCGATCATGTTGGCGTCAGGGAGATCTTCAAAGAAAGCCGCGGCCGCGGCATTGGCAATCGGTGCGGCGACGTTCGCCGGCGTGGCCGGAGTAGCGTTGATGAGCGAGCGCTTCACCGGCGCGGTGGCTTACGCGCTTCCCTTCTCTGCGGGTGTGACTTTGTACGTGGCGGCTAGTGACTTGATTCCGGAGGTCAATCGTTCGGAAGAAAAGAACCCGATCGTTTCAATCGCAGTGTTTGCGGGAGTTGCGATGTTCTATCTGCTGCACCGGCTGATTCCGCGATAA
- the rsmH gene encoding 16S rRNA (cytosine(1402)-N(4))-methyltransferase RsmH: MAMAFGGQGLSHKGHRPVLLRETIESLAVKRGGLFVDCTVGLGGHSEAILQTTSDAQVLGIDRDEEALRWARERLAEFGGRFRAVRADFRELTRVLATAEVKAVRGILADLGVSSLQLDSPSRGFSFRHEAPLDMRMDMSSGETAAELLGRLSEVEIAHLIFEYGEERHSRRIARRIVERREAGEPVTSTTELAKLVERAIGGKKRRIHPATRTFQALRIAVNRELEGLDQFVADAFDALEPHGRLAVISFHSLEDRIIKRTLLKLSGRCQCPPRLPQCVCGARQAIEILTRRPLAPAEDEIAENPRARSAKLRVAARL; the protein is encoded by the coding sequence ATGGCAATGGCCTTTGGGGGGCAGGGGCTTAGTCACAAAGGCCATCGCCCCGTGCTACTTCGAGAGACGATCGAGTCGCTCGCAGTTAAGCGCGGCGGACTGTTTGTTGATTGCACGGTAGGCCTGGGCGGGCATAGCGAAGCAATTCTGCAAACAACTTCCGACGCGCAAGTGCTGGGAATCGATCGTGACGAAGAAGCGCTTCGGTGGGCGAGAGAGCGACTGGCGGAATTCGGTGGCCGCTTTCGCGCAGTACGAGCTGACTTTCGTGAACTTACGCGGGTCCTCGCGACAGCGGAAGTCAAAGCAGTGCGCGGTATTCTTGCCGACCTCGGCGTTTCATCGTTGCAGTTGGATTCGCCCTCGCGCGGATTCAGCTTCCGGCACGAAGCGCCACTCGACATGCGTATGGATATGTCGAGCGGCGAAACGGCGGCAGAGTTGCTCGGTCGTCTTTCTGAAGTAGAAATTGCGCACCTCATCTTTGAATACGGTGAAGAGCGTCACTCACGACGCATCGCGCGGCGCATCGTCGAAAGACGAGAAGCCGGCGAGCCGGTAACCTCGACCACGGAACTTGCGAAGCTGGTCGAACGCGCAATCGGAGGTAAAAAGCGGAGGATCCACCCTGCCACGCGCACGTTTCAAGCGTTGCGCATCGCAGTCAATCGCGAGCTCGAAGGCCTCGACCAATTCGTAGCTGACGCGTTTGATGCTTTAGAGCCGCACGGCCGTCTCGCGGTAATCAGTTTTCACTCGCTTGAAGATCGCATTATCAAGCGAACGCTTTTAAAGCTGTCCGGTCGTTGCCAGTGTCCGCCGCGTCTGCCGCAATGCGTTTGCGGAGCGCGCCAGGCGATCGAGATTTTGACTCGACGCCCCCTGGCCCCGGCCGAAGATGAAATTGCTGAGAACCCCCGAGCTCGCAGCGCGAAATTAAGAGTAGCGGCCAGGCTTTAG
- a CDS encoding cell division protein FtsL: MVRRLPSKHRNAPVGREKDKDAFFRLGLLLVVGLALTCGFVYAGRQHFAALKFGYETENLRRKRDQLAEDKRRLTLQREEAANPARLEQLAKQLGMQTLQPAQVDPLRQGANNSQTVETLTVRKDAKPGKRETEKNPKAVAKPAAKSQRKPI, translated from the coding sequence ATGGTTCGGCGCTTACCCTCAAAACATCGAAATGCACCCGTCGGTCGCGAGAAGGACAAAGATGCATTCTTCCGACTTGGTTTACTGCTTGTGGTTGGTCTCGCCCTGACATGCGGTTTTGTTTACGCCGGGCGACAACACTTCGCAGCGCTCAAGTTCGGTTATGAAACTGAGAACCTGCGTCGTAAGCGTGATCAGCTGGCCGAGGACAAGCGGCGACTGACTTTGCAACGCGAAGAAGCCGCGAACCCGGCGCGTTTGGAACAGTTAGCAAAGCAACTCGGAATGCAGACGCTGCAACCGGCGCAAGTCGATCCTTTGCGACAGGGAGCGAACAACTCGCAGACGGTTGAGACGCTGACGGTTCGTAAGGACGCGAAGCCGGGGAAGCGAGAAACGGAAAAGAACCCGAAAGCCGTCGCCAAGCCGGCGGCAAAATCGCAGCGCAAGCCAATTTGA
- a CDS encoding penicillin-binding protein, with product MPLRATAIDREAADPRRRAMFVALGLVAWMAIVGLRLVQLQITRHNELSTRAKNQQLGTVETSPTRGLLLDRQGRELARSVDTESFYADPREIQNVKETARKISEVTELNKDDLIAKISAAKESNKKFIWLIRRLDLQKASKLDAMALDGVYSRKEPKRYYPNSTLASHVLGFVGTDEIGLSGVEQVYNEKIRGEGGKVYMERDGSKERRVFDSYEVQPLPGQTVVLTIDQTIQFRTEQVLLAAVQRARAKSGTAIVMDPHTGEILALANAPTFDPNQPGKDAPEVRANWALQNIYEPGSTFKVVPYSAALEKGLVTPEDKINCQMGEITIAGRLIHDHKPFGVLTVSDALAQSSNVGAIKLALLAGNESMYDYSRRLGFGSRTGIDLPGESAGILRPLSRWQPSSIGSIAMGQEIGVTPLQMAVAYSVIANGGNWVRPHVVRETRAPDGSVLARVEPEKRPALKAETVEKLRSMMEGVTLRGTAKLAQVEGYTAAGKTGTAQKIDPKTRAYSSTKFIGSFVGFAPVNNPAVVIIVVIDEPQGAYHGGDVAAPVFREIAEQILPELNVTPDVETKGGGELIAEARKPSPQEVQQAIENQQVREATLPQVAAKSFSGRRSEIVLAVASQRAPLMPDLRGQSVRDVWRTCAQLGLKLEAKGAGRALRHFPAAGAEVSSGQTVRVEFGHGP from the coding sequence ATGCCCCTTCGTGCTACGGCCATCGACAGAGAAGCCGCCGACCCGCGACGCCGCGCAATGTTCGTGGCGCTTGGGCTAGTAGCATGGATGGCGATCGTTGGCCTGCGATTGGTGCAGCTGCAGATCACCCGTCACAACGAACTTTCCACGCGCGCCAAGAATCAGCAACTAGGCACAGTTGAAACCAGTCCTACTCGAGGCCTGCTTCTCGATCGACAGGGTCGCGAACTAGCGCGCAGCGTCGATACCGAATCCTTCTATGCAGACCCGCGCGAAATTCAAAACGTAAAAGAGACCGCGCGAAAAATCTCCGAGGTCACCGAGCTGAATAAGGACGATCTGATCGCAAAGATCAGCGCGGCCAAAGAATCCAACAAGAAATTTATCTGGCTAATCCGCCGGCTCGACTTGCAGAAAGCGAGCAAGCTGGACGCGATGGCGCTCGACGGCGTTTATTCCCGCAAGGAACCTAAGCGTTATTACCCCAACTCGACCCTCGCTTCTCATGTGCTCGGCTTTGTCGGGACGGACGAAATTGGACTGAGCGGTGTCGAGCAGGTTTACAACGAGAAAATTCGCGGCGAAGGCGGCAAGGTTTATATGGAACGCGACGGGTCTAAAGAGCGCCGCGTTTTTGACAGCTACGAAGTTCAGCCGCTTCCCGGCCAGACCGTCGTCCTCACCATCGATCAAACGATTCAATTTCGAACTGAGCAGGTGCTGTTAGCCGCGGTTCAGCGCGCGCGAGCGAAATCCGGGACTGCGATCGTGATGGATCCCCACACCGGCGAGATTCTGGCGCTGGCGAATGCCCCAACGTTCGATCCGAATCAACCGGGAAAGGACGCGCCCGAGGTGCGCGCCAATTGGGCTCTGCAAAACATCTACGAGCCTGGTTCGACGTTCAAAGTTGTTCCCTATTCGGCCGCACTCGAAAAGGGTCTCGTGACTCCGGAAGATAAGATCAACTGTCAGATGGGCGAGATCACGATTGCCGGCCGGCTGATTCACGATCACAAACCCTTCGGCGTGCTGACTGTGTCTGACGCGCTGGCGCAGTCGAGCAACGTGGGCGCGATTAAGTTGGCGCTGCTGGCCGGCAACGAGTCGATGTACGACTATTCGCGGCGTCTGGGATTTGGTTCGCGCACCGGCATCGACTTACCCGGCGAATCGGCGGGAATTCTCCGGCCGTTGAGTCGTTGGCAACCGTCATCGATCGGCTCGATCGCAATGGGACAGGAAATTGGCGTCACGCCGCTGCAGATGGCGGTTGCTTACTCAGTAATCGCGAATGGCGGCAATTGGGTCAGACCGCACGTTGTGCGCGAGACGCGGGCGCCCGACGGCTCTGTCCTGGCGCGCGTTGAGCCCGAAAAGCGACCGGCCCTCAAGGCCGAGACCGTCGAAAAACTGCGCAGCATGATGGAAGGCGTCACCTTGCGCGGTACTGCCAAATTGGCCCAGGTCGAAGGCTATACGGCAGCCGGTAAGACGGGCACGGCGCAAAAGATCGATCCGAAGACACGCGCTTACTCTTCGACGAAATTCATCGGCTCGTTTGTCGGTTTCGCCCCGGTCAACAATCCGGCGGTCGTAATTATCGTCGTAATCGACGAGCCGCAGGGCGCCTACCATGGCGGTGATGTGGCTGCCCCGGTGTTCCGTGAAATCGCTGAGCAGATACTTCCAGAGTTGAACGTTACTCCCGATGTGGAGACGAAAGGCGGCGGCGAATTGATCGCGGAAGCTCGTAAGCCGTCGCCGCAGGAGGTTCAGCAGGCAATTGAAAATCAGCAGGTACGCGAAGCGACGCTGCCACAGGTTGCCGCGAAAAGTTTCAGCGGCCGCCGAAGTGAAATTGTTCTCGCCGTCGCCAGCCAACGCGCGCCGCTGATGCCGGACCTGCGCGGGCAGAGCGTGCGTGATGTCTGGCGCACCTGCGCCCAGCTTGGATTGAAGTTGGAAGCAAAAGGTGCGGGCCGCGCGCTGCGTCACTTTCCGGCGGCCGGCGCCGAAGTAAGTTCCGGGCAAACCGTGCGCGTCGAATTTGGACACGGTCCTTAG
- the murF gene encoding UDP-N-acetylmuramoyl-tripeptide--D-alanyl-D-alanine ligase, which translates to MNIRTAAELMDADAKRLRPELFDKEILDFSIDSRTTESGELFFALSQPDYERAGFNGQFADAHNFIQSAFERGAIAAVARRDRVNGDTTFERLVDRLLIVDDAIAALQTLARRVYEQWGRPVIGITGSAGKTTTKELTAHVLACAGHRVLRSERNYNNGLGLPLSVLQMVSRGRRPQDYDLAVLEMGMSSPTHEIRRLVQMTPPDVGVELMVAPVHLEHLGTIETIAAMKAELIEGLKPGGTAVLNADDELVMQMKSKTEGPVLTFGIQNEADVMARDIDMSRFGSIQFRLQTPDGEAAAKLPMTGGHNLMNALAASAVATVLKIKPELIADALGSTRPPKMRGEITEFAAGFTVVDDSYNSNPRSLISMVRTVAEAREKVKRRVIIAGEMMELGPNAPAMHREAGREIAKLGVDVLWGVRGLGHEIVAGAQEAGLESARFFESSDAAATAIVEEVREGDLVLVKGSRSVETDRVVKALKERFALADAR; encoded by the coding sequence GTGAATATTCGAACGGCAGCGGAGTTAATGGACGCAGATGCGAAGCGGCTGCGTCCCGAGCTCTTTGACAAAGAAATACTTGATTTCTCAATTGACTCGCGCACTACCGAATCGGGCGAGCTCTTCTTTGCTCTATCTCAGCCCGATTACGAACGCGCCGGATTCAACGGCCAGTTTGCCGACGCGCATAACTTCATACAGTCGGCGTTCGAACGCGGCGCCATCGCGGCGGTCGCGCGTCGTGATCGAGTCAACGGCGACACAACCTTCGAACGGTTAGTCGATCGCCTGCTCATCGTTGATGACGCAATCGCTGCCCTGCAAACGTTGGCGCGAAGAGTTTACGAGCAGTGGGGGCGGCCGGTCATCGGCATCACGGGCAGTGCAGGGAAGACAACGACGAAAGAATTGACCGCGCATGTGCTTGCTTGTGCGGGTCACCGGGTCCTTAGGAGTGAACGCAATTATAACAACGGCCTCGGACTGCCACTCTCAGTTTTGCAGATGGTCAGCCGCGGCCGCCGCCCGCAGGATTACGATCTCGCGGTGCTGGAAATGGGAATGTCCTCGCCCACGCACGAGATTCGGCGCCTCGTGCAAATGACGCCGCCAGACGTTGGAGTTGAATTAATGGTGGCGCCGGTGCATCTCGAACATCTCGGCACAATCGAGACGATTGCCGCGATGAAGGCGGAGCTGATCGAAGGGTTAAAACCCGGCGGCACCGCAGTCCTTAATGCGGATGACGAATTAGTGATGCAGATGAAGTCAAAAACCGAAGGGCCGGTGCTAACGTTTGGCATTCAGAATGAAGCCGACGTGATGGCGCGCGACATCGACATGTCACGTTTCGGATCGATCCAGTTTCGCTTGCAGACGCCGGACGGTGAAGCGGCGGCGAAGTTGCCGATGACGGGCGGACACAACTTAATGAATGCGTTGGCGGCATCGGCGGTGGCGACGGTTTTGAAGATCAAGCCCGAGCTGATTGCGGATGCGTTAGGTTCGACCCGGCCGCCGAAGATGCGGGGCGAGATCACAGAGTTCGCGGCGGGATTCACCGTTGTGGACGATTCATACAACTCGAACCCGCGTTCTTTAATCAGCATGGTTCGCACGGTTGCGGAAGCGCGCGAAAAGGTAAAGCGTCGCGTAATCATTGCCGGCGAGATGATGGAACTCGGTCCTAATGCGCCGGCCATGCATCGCGAAGCAGGGCGGGAGATCGCGAAACTGGGTGTTGACGTCCTTTGGGGTGTGCGCGGTCTTGGCCACGAAATCGTGGCCGGTGCGCAGGAAGCCGGGTTGGAGTCAGCGCGCTTTTTCGAGTCGTCCGACGCAGCCGCCACCGCGATCGTCGAAGAAGTTCGCGAAGGCGATCTGGTTTTGGTCAAAGGCTCGCGTAGCGTCGAAACGGATAGAGTGGTGAAAGCTTTGAAGGAGCGCTTTGCTTTGGCGGATGCTCGCTAA
- the mraY gene encoding phospho-N-acetylmuramoyl-pentapeptide-transferase yields MIYYIFYELIFGHFKDRWPFVRALNVFQYVTFRTAWAAITALLISLLFGRYAINALKSWNIGQQIREEGPQAHIAKRDTPTMGGLLVIGSVVISTLLWARLSSFYVWIIVLATMGFGAVGFADDYIKLVKRRSLGLTGRQKLALQLAIAVGVWLALYISTQYFSTKYSWNISIPFFKETADPNGISVIPSPLYLILVVIVLLGSTNAVNLTDGLDGLAISVTFIAMSALTAFTYIASHAVWAAYLDLTHRPQAAELTVFCGALAGASLGFLWFNAPPAEVFMGDVGSLAIGGAMGTIAVLTKQEFMLLMVGGVFVLEAMSVMLQVTVFKMTKRTSGVGRRVFKMTPLHHHFEMVGWKEPKIVFRFLILAILFALLSLSTLKLR; encoded by the coding sequence ATGATCTATTACATCTTTTACGAGCTCATCTTCGGCCACTTCAAAGATCGATGGCCGTTCGTCAGAGCGCTGAATGTTTTTCAGTACGTCACCTTTCGGACCGCGTGGGCAGCGATCACGGCGTTGCTGATTTCGCTCTTGTTCGGCCGCTATGCGATCAACGCCTTAAAGAGTTGGAACATCGGGCAGCAAATTCGCGAAGAAGGACCGCAGGCGCACATCGCCAAACGCGATACGCCGACGATGGGCGGTTTGCTCGTCATCGGTTCGGTGGTTATTTCAACGCTCCTGTGGGCGCGACTCTCGAGTTTTTACGTTTGGATCATCGTCCTGGCGACGATGGGGTTTGGCGCGGTGGGGTTCGCCGACGATTACATCAAGCTGGTGAAGCGACGCAGCCTGGGTTTAACGGGTCGTCAAAAGCTGGCACTCCAACTTGCGATCGCCGTGGGCGTCTGGTTGGCCCTATATATTTCGACGCAGTACTTCTCGACGAAATATTCATGGAACATCAGCATTCCTTTCTTCAAAGAGACGGCCGATCCAAACGGTATCAGCGTAATTCCGTCGCCGCTGTATCTGATTCTAGTCGTTATCGTGTTGTTGGGATCGACGAATGCGGTGAATCTAACCGACGGGCTCGACGGCCTGGCGATCAGCGTTACGTTCATAGCAATGTCAGCGCTTACGGCGTTCACCTATATCGCCAGCCACGCGGTCTGGGCGGCCTATTTGGATCTGACACATCGCCCGCAAGCGGCCGAACTCACGGTGTTCTGCGGGGCTTTAGCGGGCGCGAGTCTCGGGTTTCTTTGGTTCAATGCGCCGCCGGCTGAAGTCTTCATGGGCGACGTCGGCAGCCTGGCGATTGGCGGCGCCATGGGCACGATCGCGGTCCTGACAAAGCAGGAATTCATGTTGTTGATGGTGGGCGGCGTGTTCGTCCTGGAAGCGATGTCCGTAATGCTCCAGGTCACAGTCTTTAAGATGACCAAGCGTACCAGCGGTGTGGGGCGCCGCGTTTTCAAGATGACGCCGCTGCATCATCACTTCGAGATGGTGGGATGGAAAGAGCCGAAGATTGTCTTTCGCTTCTTGATCCTGGCGATCTTGTTTGCGCTGTTGAGCCTATCGACGCTGAAGCTTAGATAG
- the murD gene encoding UDP-N-acetylmuramoyl-L-alanine--D-glutamate ligase — translation MKVDGRKALVIGAARSGIASARFLTERGATVALNDRKPLNEWSQAALDLKTEGVGLIEGDPPSWLLDQIDLVVLSPGVPTKAIPICYAERRGVEVIGEVELASRFLRGRIVAITGTNGKTTTTTLIGQMLKDGGLHVQVGGNIGTALISMVESSREDGWNVVELSSFQLETVVDFHPTVAAVLNVTPNHMDRYVDLLDYAAAKHRIFSNQTAGDVAILNADDEIVSSWASGLRAHVVQFSVQRELGDGMLLRGRDLISKTADGERVVMTRDDLRLRGTHNVENVLAAVAAGLACGVAPDSLRETVRNFYPVEHRLEEVAEINGVRFFNDSKATSVDATIKALEAFADDPGKVVLILGGLGKKAPYAPLVSLVKERVRKMILIGEDAPTIEQELGSVAAFEHALTMQEAVQRGLDAAQPGDTVLLAPACASFDMFDSFEHRGQVFKEAVQSLEKRGISPTVREGA, via the coding sequence TTGAAAGTTGATGGACGTAAAGCATTAGTCATCGGCGCGGCGCGCAGCGGCATTGCCAGCGCGCGATTTCTGACGGAGCGAGGCGCAACTGTAGCGCTGAACGATCGCAAGCCGCTGAATGAGTGGTCGCAGGCAGCGCTCGATTTGAAAACTGAAGGCGTCGGTTTGATTGAAGGTGATCCGCCCTCGTGGCTTTTGGACCAAATTGACCTCGTCGTCCTGAGTCCCGGCGTGCCGACGAAAGCGATTCCGATTTGCTACGCGGAAAGGCGCGGAGTTGAAGTCATCGGCGAAGTCGAACTCGCATCACGCTTTTTACGAGGACGGATCGTTGCAATTACTGGGACTAACGGAAAGACGACAACGACGACTCTGATTGGACAAATGCTTAAGGACGGTGGATTGCACGTGCAGGTTGGCGGGAACATCGGCACGGCTTTGATCTCGATGGTTGAGTCATCGCGGGAAGACGGCTGGAACGTCGTCGAGTTGTCGAGCTTTCAGTTGGAAACGGTCGTCGATTTTCATCCGACCGTGGCGGCGGTGCTGAACGTGACGCCGAATCACATGGATCGTTACGTGGACCTGCTGGATTACGCTGCGGCCAAGCATCGGATCTTCTCGAATCAGACGGCTGGTGACGTGGCGATTTTGAATGCCGATGATGAAATAGTTTCTTCCTGGGCCAGTGGACTACGCGCGCATGTCGTCCAGTTCAGCGTGCAGAGGGAACTTGGTGACGGAATGTTGTTGCGCGGTCGGGACTTGATTTCGAAAACCGCGGACGGCGAGCGCGTGGTGATGACGCGAGACGACTTAAGACTGCGGGGTACCCACAACGTCGAGAACGTTTTGGCCGCAGTAGCCGCCGGTTTGGCGTGCGGCGTGGCGCCGGACTCTTTGCGCGAAACGGTACGAAACTTTTATCCGGTCGAGCATCGACTGGAAGAAGTTGCGGAAATTAACGGCGTGCGTTTCTTCAATGATTCGAAGGCGACCAGTGTTGACGCCACGATTAAAGCGCTCGAAGCATTTGCCGACGACCCAGGTAAAGTCGTTTTGATTCTCGGCGGACTTGGCAAGAAAGCGCCTTACGCGCCATTGGTCTCGCTCGTGAAAGAACGAGTGCGGAAGATGATTCTGATTGGCGAAGACGCGCCCACGATAGAACAGGAGCTGGGAAGCGTCGCAGCGTTTGAGCATGCGCTGACGATGCAAGAGGCAGTTCAACGCGGGCTGGACGCGGCGCAGCCGGGCGACACGGTTCTGCTTGCCCCTGCGTGTGCGAGCTTCGATATGTTCGACAGCTTTGAGCACCGGGGCCAGGTATTTAAGGAAGCGGTCCAAAGCTTGGAGAAGCGGGGCATTAGCCCGACCGTCAGGGAGGGCGCATAG
- the ftsW gene encoding putative lipid II flippase FtsW → MTDKLTIDKWLFSATAGLALFGVVMVYSASAVIALQENHSQFYYVMKQGIWTLIGFGAMFVMMRFDYQLLNRAWIVYGLLLVTLVLLLAVFAFPAINGARRWIKFSGFSMQPSELAKLSLAIFVAYFIQRRAGEEQSFWKTFLPCLFVLGIVAALVLKQPDLGTALMLAIIVFTMCYAAGVRARHMLIATVPALLFVGNMLIFTPFRMKRLAAFMDPWADAQGTGYQVVQSLIAVGSGGQNGLGFAQGRQKLLFLPFAHSDFIFAVIGEELGLIGALIVVIVFAVFLWRGMRAALRAPDRFGMLLGIGIVVGIVAQALLNISVVLALLPTKGIPLPFISYGGSSLVPTLAAVGILLNISQYAGPGSRTAYDDGDYEEDWQPRSNRKKRPVRQRALARAR, encoded by the coding sequence ATGACTGACAAGCTGACCATCGATAAATGGCTCTTCTCTGCGACGGCGGGGCTGGCGCTGTTTGGCGTGGTCATGGTTTACAGCGCGTCGGCAGTGATTGCGTTGCAGGAGAATCACAGCCAGTTTTACTACGTGATGAAGCAGGGCATCTGGACGCTGATTGGATTCGGCGCGATGTTCGTTATGATGCGATTCGATTATCAGCTTTTAAATCGCGCGTGGATTGTTTACGGCCTGCTGTTGGTCACGCTCGTGCTGTTGCTCGCGGTGTTCGCTTTTCCGGCCATCAACGGGGCGCGTCGCTGGATCAAGTTCAGCGGCTTTTCGATGCAGCCTTCCGAACTCGCAAAGCTGTCTTTGGCGATCTTCGTTGCGTATTTCATCCAGCGGCGCGCGGGTGAAGAACAGTCTTTCTGGAAAACGTTTCTGCCGTGCTTGTTCGTGCTCGGGATCGTCGCCGCACTCGTGCTCAAGCAACCCGATTTGGGTACCGCGCTGATGCTTGCGATCATCGTCTTCACGATGTGCTATGCGGCCGGCGTGCGCGCCCGGCACATGCTGATCGCGACCGTGCCGGCGCTGCTGTTCGTGGGCAACATGTTGATCTTCACGCCGTTCCGGATGAAGCGGCTGGCGGCATTCATGGATCCGTGGGCCGACGCGCAGGGCACGGGATATCAGGTGGTGCAATCGCTGATTGCTGTCGGGTCGGGTGGTCAGAATGGACTCGGATTCGCGCAGGGCCGGCAGAAACTTCTGTTCCTGCCGTTCGCGCACTCAGATTTTATTTTCGCAGTTATCGGCGAAGAGTTGGGTCTGATTGGCGCTTTGATCGTTGTCATTGTGTTTGCGGTTTTCCTTTGGCGGGGGATGCGCGCCGCGTTGCGCGCTCCGGATCGATTTGGAATGTTGCTCGGCATCGGCATCGTCGTCGGCATCGTGGCGCAGGCGCTGCTGAACATAAGTGTCGTACTCGCGCTTCTGCCAACTAAAGGCATTCCACTGCCTTTCATCTCTTATGGTGGATCCTCGCTGGTGCCGACGCTCGCCGCGGTGGGAATCCTGTTGAATATTTCGCAGTACGCGGGACCCGGCAGCCGTACCGCATACGACGACGGCGATTACGAAGAAGATTGGCAGCCGCGTTCAAATAGAAAGAAACGGCCGGTTCGCCAGCGCGCGCTGGCGCGGGCGCGTTAG
- the murG gene encoding undecaprenyldiphospho-muramoylpentapeptide beta-N-acetylglucosaminyltransferase: MRVLIAAGGTGGHIYPGIAVAKEIMRRDPNSVVRFVGTARGLENRVVPKAGFELSLIESTGLKNVGLGARLRGLLLLPKSFFAARRVIREFRPDIVVGAGGYVSGPVLLTASFMKVPTLVMDSNALPGFTNRQLARFVDKAAVSFAEAMSFFPGKAVLTGNPVRSEFFEVPAKTHDPQHLSLLVFGGSQGARAINEAMIAALAHLVSEKGRLRVTHQTGTADVEKVQRGYAVAGWSENAEVKPYIDDMVSEFARADLIVSRAGATTTAELLASGKVAIMIPFPLAADDHQRKNAEALQTAGAARMILQKDLSGESLATEIRSLLGTPEKLDEMENAARNLARRDAAEKTADLMEELIGRKH; the protein is encoded by the coding sequence ATGCGTGTGCTAATCGCGGCCGGCGGCACCGGCGGGCACATTTATCCCGGCATCGCCGTCGCCAAAGAGATCATGCGGCGCGACCCGAACTCGGTGGTGAGATTTGTCGGCACGGCTAGAGGTTTAGAAAACCGGGTCGTGCCGAAGGCGGGTTTTGAACTTTCGCTCATTGAAAGCACGGGACTGAAAAACGTTGGGTTAGGGGCCAGGCTTCGCGGCCTGCTGCTGTTGCCGAAAAGTTTTTTCGCGGCGCGGAGAGTGATTCGCGAGTTTCGTCCCGACATTGTCGTAGGCGCGGGCGGTTACGTCTCGGGGCCGGTGCTGTTGACGGCTTCGTTCATGAAAGTACCGACGCTGGTGATGGACTCGAACGCGCTGCCAGGTTTTACAAATCGACAGCTCGCCCGGTTCGTTGATAAGGCGGCAGTTTCCTTCGCTGAAGCGATGTCGTTCTTTCCGGGCAAAGCGGTTTTGACCGGGAATCCGGTGCGTAGTGAGTTCTTTGAAGTTCCCGCGAAGACGCACGACCCGCAGCACCTTTCGTTGCTCGTGTTCGGCGGTTCACAAGGCGCGCGCGCGATAAACGAAGCGATGATTGCGGCCTTGGCGCACCTTGTCTCCGAAAAAGGTCGTTTGCGCGTGACGCATCAAACGGGGACGGCCGATGTTGAGAAAGTGCAGCGCGGCTACGCTGTAGCAGGGTGGAGCGAAAACGCTGAAGTGAAGCCGTACATTGATGACATGGTGAGCGAGTTCGCGAGAGCTGATTTGATCGTTTCGCGCGCGGGCGCAACTACGACTGCGGAACTCCTCGCGTCCGGCAAGGTGGCAATCATGATTCCGTTTCCGCTCGCGGCGGACGATCATCAGCGAAAGAACGCGGAAGCGCTGCAAACAGCCGGCGCGGCGCGCATGATTTTGCAGAAGGATTTATCGGGCGAGAGTTTAGCAACCGAAATCAGGAGTTTGCTGGGGACGCCCGAGAAGCTTGATGAGATGGAAAACGCCGCGCGAAACCTGGCGCGACGCGATGCGGCGGAGAAGACGGCTGATTTGATGGAAGAGCTGATCGGCAGAAAGCACTAG